In the Helianthus annuus cultivar XRQ/B chromosome 11, HanXRQr2.0-SUNRISE, whole genome shotgun sequence genome, one interval contains:
- the LOC110891273 gene encoding uncharacterized protein LOC110891273, protein MNQAEEESLYHSLEEEAIDVDCLLVEPRSDQVSVSGVWCYEEDNLGKCNKTENDSFNLGGRASNINMEGVDTTNLNALDVLPHEVGVGNFLTTSNVSPCDDYLLDFGFDHGACIGYASNERLHVGNSQFPIKGSFEIKNSLSENISGTECQNYFLSNCISGTSTNSSEPKSLDRFDDFSKSFINQDMLPPHFSHNGLDIAPFCKDGPTSTGSAQDHGEVGAVAHKRSRKPTQRYIDESSILSMINSKKRREASSGCKGKPPGVRRVRSKNEVKVKPKNKMASSDVSFDKAIQVPFISQAPTECRKSVPPAKIESRIEIYSSGSEDDSEEIMRNMTSGSQRKLHRLWTVSEVKKLIDGVAHFGVGKWTHIKKLLFSSSIHRTPVDLKDKWRNLLKASRALKGSRIEEDHKRSQPWRPLPKSILCRVRELASVYPYPRENNNSKISKSKVALAHHVSSPARIKSNKVPVS, encoded by the exons ATGAATCAG GCTGAAGAAGAATCTTTATATCATTCTTTAGAGGAAGAAGCAATCGACGTTGACTGCCTACTTGTAGAACCACGGTCTGACCAAGTTTCCGTAAGTGGTGTATGGTGTTATGAAGAAGATAACCTCGGAAAATGCAACAAAACCGAAAACGATTCCTTTAATTTAG GTGGCCGAGCTTCGAATATAAACATGGAAGGTGTAGATACGACAAATCTAAAT GCACTTGACGTTTTGCCACATGAAGTTGGCGTCGGAAATTTTCTAACAACAAGCAACGTCTCGCCCTGTGATGATTATCTTTTAG ATTTTGGATTTGATCATGGTGCTTGTATAGGCTATGCTTCCAATGAGAGGTTACATGTCGGAAATTCTCAGTTTCCGATAAAGGGTAGTTTCGAGATAAAGAATTCATTGAGCGAAAACATTTCGGGAACCGAATGCCAGAATTACTTCCTTAGCAACTGCATTTCCGGAACATCAACTAACTCATCCGAGCCGAAAAGTTTAGATAGATTCGACGATTTTTCAAAATCTTTCATAAACCAAGATATGTTACCGCCTCATTTTTCACATAACGGGTTGGATATAGCCCCGTTTTGTAAAGACGGGCCCACAAGCACGGGCTCTGCTCAAGATCATGGTGAAGTTGGTGCAGTCGCACACAAAAGATCACGTAAGCCTACACAACGATACATTGATGAGTCATCGATTCTCAGTATGATAAACTCTAAGAAAAGAAGAGAAGCTTCTTCCGGGTGCAAAGGCAAACCGCCAGGTGTTCGACGTGTCAGAAGTAAAAATGAGGTCAAAGTCAAACCCAAAAATAAAATGGCGTCTTCGGATGTCTCTTTTGATAAAGCTATTCAAGTACCGTTTATTTCTCAAGCACCAACCGAATGCCGGAAAAGTGTTCCACCGGCTAAA ATTGAAAGCCGCATTGAGATATATTCGAGCGGATCTGAAGACGATTCTGAGGAGATAATGAGAAATATGACAAGTGGCAGTCAGAGGAAGCTTCATAGACTTTGGACCGTTTCAGAAGTAAAGAAGTTGATTGACGGTGTTGCTCATTTCGGGGTCGGGAAATGGACTCATATTAAGAAACTACTCTTTTCATCATCCATTCATCGAACGCCTGTAGATTTGAAG GACAAATGGCGAAATCTTTTGAAAGCAAGCCGTGCACTAAAGGGGAGTAGGATAGAG GAGGATCACAAAAGAAGCCAGCCATGGCGACCTTTACCAAAGTCGATCTTGTGTCGAGTGAGAGAATTGGCGTCCGTTTATCCATATCCGCGTGAGAACAACAACTCAAAGATTTCCAAATCGAAAGTTGCGCTTGCACATCATGTTTCATCTCCTGCGAGGATCAAAAGTAATAAGGTTCCTGTTTCTTAA